A part of Oscillospiraceae bacterium genomic DNA contains:
- the recA gene encoding recombinase RecA, translated as MAETEKKKALDAALLQIEKQFGKGAIMRLGQNSGMSVEVIPTGILSVDIATGVGGVPRGRIVELYGQESSGKTTVALHIIAETQKMGGEAAFIDAEHALDPVYAEQLGVDIDSLLVSQPDNGEQALEIAEALIRSNAIDIIVIDSVAALVPKDEIDGEMTDIKMGLHARLMSKAMRKLTSVISKSKTTAIFINQLREKMSTGFSYGPTETTTGGKALKFYSTMRMEVRRIEAIKDGGELKGNRVKVKMVKNKVAPPFKEAEFDLMFGQGASKSGCLIDYAVKGDIVQKSGAWFNYGDTKIGQGRENAKRFIEENPEIYAEIEEKVRAMFIEDKSKDGEEE; from the coding sequence ATGGCTGAAACAGAAAAAAAGAAAGCACTGGATGCGGCACTTTTACAAATAGAAAAGCAATTTGGTAAAGGCGCTATTATGCGTCTTGGTCAGAATTCAGGTATGAGTGTAGAGGTTATTCCGACAGGTATATTATCAGTCGATATTGCAACAGGAGTGGGCGGAGTTCCAAGAGGAAGAATAGTTGAACTTTACGGTCAGGAATCTTCGGGTAAAACAACAGTTGCGCTACATATTATAGCAGAAACTCAGAAAATGGGCGGAGAAGCAGCTTTTATAGATGCTGAGCATGCTCTTGACCCTGTTTATGCTGAACAACTTGGGGTTGATATTGACTCACTTTTAGTATCTCAGCCTGATAACGGAGAACAGGCTTTAGAAATTGCAGAAGCACTTATAAGAAGTAACGCTATAGATATTATAGTTATTGACTCAGTTGCAGCACTTGTTCCTAAAGATGAAATTGACGGCGAAATGACAGATATTAAAATGGGACTTCATGCAAGACTTATGTCTAAAGCAATGAGAAAATTAACAAGTGTTATCAGTAAATCAAAAACAACCGCTATTTTTATTAATCAGTTAAGAGAAAAAATGTCAACAGGATTTTCTTACGGTCCTACTGAAACTACAACAGGCGGTAAAGCACTTAAGTTCTATTCCACAATGAGAATGGAAGTAAGAAGAATTGAAGCAATAAAAGACGGTGGAGAACTAAAAGGAAACCGTGTTAAAGTTAAAATGGTTAAAAATAAAGTCGCGCCTCCTTTCAAAGAAGCAGAATTTGACCTTATGTTTGGTCAGGGAGCATCTAAATCAGGCTGTCTTATTGACTATGCTGTTAAAGGTGATATAGTCCAGAAAAGTGGTGCATGGTTTAATTACGGCGACACAAAAATCGGGCAGGGCAGAGAAAATGCAAAACGTTTCATTGAAGAAAACCCTGAAATTTACGCTGAAATTGAAGAAAAAGTTCGCGCAATGTTTATAGAGGATAAAAGCAAAGACGGCGAAGAAGAATAA
- the rpmG gene encoding 50S ribosomal protein L33: MRVKITLACSECKQRNYDKIKNKKNTPDRIELNKYCKFCKKHTLHKETK, encoded by the coding sequence ATGAGAGTTAAAATTACATTAGCATGTTCAGAATGCAAACAGAGAAATTATGACAAAATCAAAAACAAAAAGAATACCCCTGACAGAATTGAACTTAACAAATACTGCAAATTCTGTAAGAAACACACACTACACAAGGAAACAAAATAG
- the secE gene encoding preprotein translocase subunit SecE: MMQKAGTKKENRLVKSIKGTKSEFKKIVWPSWKQLVNNTLIVIAFVVIFSVLIALLDVLFKFSFVQWFTK; encoded by the coding sequence ATGATGCAAAAAGCCGGAACTAAAAAAGAAAATAGATTAGTTAAATCAATAAAAGGTACTAAATCAGAATTCAAAAAAATAGTTTGGCCTTCATGGAAACAACTTGTAAATAACACATTGATTGTTATTGCCTTCGTTGTAATATTCAGCGTTTTAATTGCATTACTTGATGTTTTATTCAAGTTCTCTTTTGTACAATGGTTTACAAAATAA
- the nusG gene encoding transcription termination/antitermination protein NusG, with translation MENAKWYVIHTYSGYENKVKTNIEKTVENRELQDKILEVRLPEEDVVEVKDGVSKESRRKLFPGYLFVKMVMDNETWYIVRNTRGVTSFVGPGSKPVPLTDEEIENLCLEEQTFELDFGVGDSVRITDGPLTDFIGEVQSVDEENHKFVVMVSMFGRETPVELEYGQAEVL, from the coding sequence ATGGAAAATGCTAAATGGTATGTTATTCACACTTATTCAGGCTATGAGAATAAGGTGAAAACAAATATAGAAAAAACAGTTGAAAACCGTGAACTTCAGGATAAAATTCTGGAAGTAAGACTTCCTGAAGAAGATGTCGTTGAGGTTAAAGACGGTGTTTCTAAAGAATCAAGAAGAAAGCTTTTCCCTGGTTACCTGTTTGTTAAAATGGTAATGGATAACGAAACATGGTATATTGTAAGGAACACAAGAGGGGTTACAAGTTTTGTAGGCCCTGGTTCCAAACCGGTTCCTCTTACCGATGAGGAAATTGAAAATCTTTGTCTTGAAGAACAAACTTTTGAACTTGATTTCGGAGTTGGTGACAGTGTCAGAATTACTGATGGTCCGCTTACTGACTTTATCGGAGAAGTTCAGTCTGTCGATGAAGAAAATCATAAATTTGTAGTTATGGTTTCTATGTTTGGCAGAGAAACTCCTGTCGAACTTGAATACGGACAGGCAGAAGTACTTTAA
- the rplK gene encoding 50S ribosomal protein L11 — protein sequence MAQKVTGFIKLQIEAGKANPAPPVGPALGQHGVNIMQFCKEFNEKTKNDMGLVIPVVITVYQDRSFSFITKTPPAAVLLKKACKIDSGSGVPNKTKVATISSEEVRKIAEQKMPDLNAANIESAMSMIAGTARSMGIVVKD from the coding sequence GTGGCACAGAAAGTTACGGGCTTTATTAAGCTTCAAATCGAAGCAGGAAAAGCAAATCCTGCTCCACCGGTTGGTCCTGCTCTTGGTCAACATGGTGTTAACATTATGCAATTTTGTAAAGAGTTTAATGAAAAAACAAAAAATGATATGGGTCTTGTAATCCCTGTAGTTATTACAGTATATCAGGACAGATCTTTCAGTTTTATCACAAAAACTCCACCGGCTGCAGTGCTTCTTAAGAAAGCATGTAAGATTGACAGCGGTTCTGGTGTACCTAACAAAACTAAGGTTGCTACCATCAGTTCTGAAGAAGTTAGAAAAATTGCAGAACAAAAAATGCCTGACTTAAACGCTGCAAATATCGAATCTGCTATGAGCATGATTGCAGGTACAGCAAGAAGTATGGGTATCGTTGTCAAAGACTAA
- a CDS encoding 50S ribosomal protein L1, whose protein sequence is MKRGKNYQESAKLIDGAKLYDVEEACSLVVSAAKAKFDETVEAHIRLGVDSRHADQQVRGAIVLPHGTGKVPKVLVFAKGDKAKEAEENGADFVGAEELVAKIQGENWFDFDVIVATPDMMGVVGRIGKVLGPKGLMPNPKAGTVTMDVAKAIAELKSGKIEYRLDKTNIIHCPIGKVSFGKEKIADNFNALIGAIIKAKPAAAKGQYLKSVAIASTMGPGIKINNAKLTD, encoded by the coding sequence ATGAAAAGAGGAAAAAATTATCAAGAAAGTGCAAAACTTATTGATGGAGCAAAACTATATGATGTTGAAGAAGCATGTTCATTAGTTGTAAGTGCTGCTAAAGCAAAATTTGATGAAACTGTTGAAGCACATATAAGACTTGGCGTTGACTCTCGTCATGCAGACCAACAGGTTAGAGGAGCAATCGTACTTCCTCACGGAACAGGTAAAGTGCCTAAAGTGTTGGTATTTGCTAAAGGCGATAAAGCCAAAGAAGCAGAAGAAAATGGTGCAGATTTCGTAGGTGCTGAAGAATTAGTTGCTAAAATTCAGGGCGAAAACTGGTTTGATTTTGACGTTATCGTTGCAACACCTGATATGATGGGTGTTGTTGGTAGAATAGGTAAAGTTTTAGGTCCTAAAGGTTTAATGCCTAACCCTAAAGCAGGTACTGTTACTATGGACGTTGCAAAAGCAATCGCTGAATTAAAAAGCGGTAAAATCGAATACCGTCTTGACAAAACAAACATTATTCACTGCCCAATCGGTAAAGTATCATTCGGTAAAGAAAAAATCGCTGATAACTTTAACGCATTAATCGGTGCTATTATCAAGGCTAAACCTGCTGCTGCAAAAGGTCAGTACTTAAAGAGTGTTGCAATTGCATCAACAATGGGACCTGGTATAAAAATAAATAACGCTAAATTAACAGATTAG